From Bacteroidota bacterium:
TCGAGCGGATTGGGCGTTCCGTAATAACCCGTCGCAACCACGACGGCGCGTGCATGGTGTTCAGCGCCGCCCGACATCCTGAGCATAAATCTCTCCCCCTCCTTCACGGCGGAGAGGACGGCGTCGTAGAACGATGCGTGAAGCGCATAGTGGTCGGCGACGCTTCGGTAATAATTGACGCAATCGAGCGTCGTGGGACGCGTGGAGGGGACCACGAAGGGAACGCCGCCGATCTCGAGCAATTCTGGAGTCGAAAAGAAATACATCTCGCGCTGGTAGCGCTGGATGCTGTCGACGATGCCGCCCTTATCGGCGACGAGGTAGCTCATCCCCGCGTTCCGGGCTTCTATCGCGCATGCGAGTCCGGCCGGACCTGCCCCGATGATGAGAAGGTCGTATGTGTGTGGGTGGCTCATAAAAAAACATCCTGTCGCCTCTAGGACAGGATGCCTGCGATCGGGATCGATCGATGTCCCGTGTTCTTCGAACCTGCTGAGCTGAAGGTCGGATTTGAACCGACGACCTGCGGTTTACGAAACCGCTGCTCTACCAGCTGAGCTACTTCAGCGAAACGTCAAATCTGCGGTTTTTCCCCGTAGAAGACCGTCGGAAAAAACTCCCCCACTTCCGCGGGGGCATCCTTCATCCATTCCTTCTCCGGAAGGACCGTTCTCTGCGTCCAGTCCCGTGCAACCTCGGGGGCCTTTTCCGTATCGATCATCTCGATGGTATCCCAGGGGCAGTACTTGACGCAGAGCTTGCAGCCGATACAGACATCCAGGTCGATTTCGACCAGTTTCTTGTGGACATCGTACTGGGGCCCGGCAACGACGTAGATGCAATCGACGGGACAGACCTCGAGACACACCTCGCAGCCCGTGCAGCCCGACTGGTTGATAACCGCCAGTTCCTTCGGCTTCTTCTTGCGCGCGGGGGCCGCCGGTTTGGGCTGAACTCGCGCTTGTTCTTCTGCCATCGATCTATCGCTCAGTTTCGGGGTGATCGAATCATCGGTACAATAAACCAAAATTCCGCCAGAGATTCAAGTGCCTTTTGGCTGTCATCCTGAGGTTGCGGAGCAACCGAAGGATCTCGACGCCGATGGATTGAGATCCTTCGCTTCGCTCAGGATGACAGTTCGTTTCATCATCCGGTCAATGAATGCCCGGTTCCGTCATCCCGCGAAGGTTGAAAACCTCTTCGAGTTTTTCTTCCGACATAAGCCCCTTCTCCAGGACGAGCGCCTTGATCGACTTGCCCGACCGGAGATATTCCTTGGCGATTTCCGCCGCCTTCGCGTAGCCGATGTGCGGATTAAGGACCGTCACGATGCTCATGCTTCCCCGGGCGTACTCGGTGCACCGCTCTTCGTTTGCGGTGATCCCGTCGACGCAGAACTTCACGAAGACGCCGATCGAGTTCGTCAATATCTCAACTTCATGGAGCAGATTAAACGCCACAACCGGCATCATGACGTTCAGCTCGAGCTGTCCGGCCTGCGCCGCGAGGAGAACCGTCTGGTCGCAGCCGATCACCTGGAAACAGACCATGTTCAGCATCTCGGCCATGACCGGATTCACCTTGCCGGGCATGATCGAGGAACCCGGTTGCACGGGCGGAAGCACGATTTCCGCAAGTCCCGTTTTCGGCCCTGAGCTGAGAAGCCGCAGGTCATTCGCGATCCGGATCAGGTCTTGTGATAGATTCCTCACCGCCCCCGAAAGTTCGGCAAACGGGCGCAGGCTTTGCATCGATTCGAAATAATCGTCGGCCATCCTGAATTTGACCTTCAGCGCGCGGCTCAGTTCGGCGACCATCAGTTCGCGGTATTTGGGGTGGGCGTTCAATCCGGTGCCCGCCGCAGTACCGCCGATCCCGAGCTCAGCGTTGCTCTCGGATGCGGCCCTGATCCTGTCACGATGCTTCCGGACGTTCACCGCGTACGCCCCGAATTCCTGTCCAAGCCGCACCGGGACGGCATCCTGAAGGTGTGTCCGGCCGGACTTCACGATATGGTCGAACTCCTTCGCCTTCCGGGCGAACGACTGCTCCAGAACATCCATCGACGAAAGAAGCCCCTCTGAGAGCATCACGGCGGCAATCCGGATCGCGGTGGGACAAACATCGTTCGTCGATTGAGCCATGTTCACGTCGTCGTTCGGATGAACGAGTGAGTAGTCCCCCTTTTTACCCCCCAGGAGCTCGATGGCCCGGTTCGCGATCACTTCGTTCGCGTTCATGTTGTGGGATGTCCCCGCGCCGGCCTGGTAGACGTCCACGACGAACCACTCCCGCAGCTTTCCCGCGAGGATTTCATCGCAGGCCCGGACGATGGCATCGGCCTTCTTTGCATCGAGGAGTCCGAGAGCTTTATTCACGATCGCAGCCGAGCGTTTGATGTGGACGGTCGCCTCGACGTAGGAGGGTTTCGGGCGCAAACCGCTGATAGGAAAATTCTCGATCGCCCGGTCCACCTGCGCGCCGTAATAGGCATCCGCCGGGATCTGGCGCTCACCAAGAGAGTCTTTTTCCATACGGGTGTTCATGTGAAATTCTCGGGAAGTGTCTTCAAGTGTGCCAAATTGCAACAGATATGAGAATGGACGGAACTAATTGCGGGGCAATATACGCAAAGTGGGGGGTAGATTCAACAGTTATGTCATCCTGAGCGGAACGGAGTGGAGCGAAGGATCTCCCTCTGATAATCTGTGAGATCCTTCGCTTCGCTCAGGATGACAATACGAGAGACGACGCGCTAGTCGATGGGCATGCTATCTCTTTTTTGCCCGGGGAAGTTTCATGGCACGGATCCACCCGTACCGGTCGAGGTCGATTTTCCCCTTCTGAAACCGGACCCCCTCCTTCTCAAGCAGCCGCTCTTGCCTCCGATAGTGTCCCCCCTCCCGGGGCAAGGAAATTCTCCCC
This genomic window contains:
- a CDS encoding aspartate ammonia-lyase — protein: MEKDSLGERQIPADAYYGAQVDRAIENFPISGLRPKPSYVEATVHIKRSAAIVNKALGLLDAKKADAIVRACDEILAGKLREWFVVDVYQAGAGTSHNMNANEVIANRAIELLGGKKGDYSLVHPNDDVNMAQSTNDVCPTAIRIAAVMLSEGLLSSMDVLEQSFARKAKEFDHIVKSGRTHLQDAVPVRLGQEFGAYAVNVRKHRDRIRAASESNAELGIGGTAAGTGLNAHPKYRELMVAELSRALKVKFRMADDYFESMQSLRPFAELSGAVRNLSQDLIRIANDLRLLSSGPKTGLAEIVLPPVQPGSSIMPGKVNPVMAEMLNMVCFQVIGCDQTVLLAAQAGQLELNVMMPVVAFNLLHEVEILTNSIGVFVKFCVDGITANEERCTEYARGSMSIVTVLNPHIGYAKAAEIAKEYLRSGKSIKALVLEKGLMSEEKLEEVFNLRGMTEPGIH
- a CDS encoding 4Fe-4S binding protein, which translates into the protein MAEEQARVQPKPAAPARKKKPKELAVINQSGCTGCEVCLEVCPVDCIYVVAGPQYDVHKKLVEIDLDVCIGCKLCVKYCPWDTIEMIDTEKAPEVARDWTQRTVLPEKEWMKDAPAEVGEFFPTVFYGEKPQI